The Algiphilus sp. genome includes a window with the following:
- a CDS encoding glycosyltransferase family 4 protein, which produces MAVTPRVLFLAVRMGPGFGVSVVVHEVARRLIARGIPAMVGCVRAEGTFADVPVRRVRPDAAAVQRIARRFGATHVVAHTSPYFELLPELQGLQTWVWEHGDPDPAFFPAPADRAAREAQKAHKRSAVYPAVDGIIAISRFIRAEIGRPDAHVIPNGWEHVLADQATAPDAPVSRTGTSTLKLGGLMRLGPGEGLYKGAEAYVALARRMRESGLDAELGLLGRGRARDARPFEAEGIRVIRNASDAERARFLAGLDVFVSMSLWEGCNLPLLEAQALGTPALALDTGAHPETCAHLCASPADMLRLVRIWQRDRARLAEAGALARRFVRGGLGWESTAGRFRALLTRST; this is translated from the coding sequence GTGGCTGTGACCCCGCGCGTTCTCTTCCTCGCGGTGCGGATGGGGCCGGGATTCGGCGTCAGCGTGGTGGTGCATGAAGTGGCGCGACGGCTGATCGCGCGCGGGATTCCCGCCATGGTGGGCTGCGTGCGCGCCGAGGGCACCTTCGCGGATGTACCGGTGCGACGGGTGAGGCCGGACGCGGCAGCGGTGCAGCGCATCGCCCGCCGTTTCGGCGCCACGCACGTGGTCGCGCACACCTCGCCCTACTTCGAGCTGCTGCCGGAACTGCAGGGCCTGCAGACATGGGTGTGGGAGCACGGCGACCCGGACCCGGCGTTCTTCCCCGCCCCCGCCGACCGCGCCGCGCGCGAAGCGCAGAAGGCCCACAAGCGATCCGCGGTCTATCCCGCCGTCGACGGGATCATCGCCATCTCGCGCTTCATCCGCGCCGAGATCGGCAGGCCCGATGCCCACGTCATCCCCAACGGCTGGGAGCATGTGCTCGCGGACCAGGCGACCGCACCGGATGCGCCCGTCAGCCGGACCGGCACCAGCACGCTCAAGCTCGGCGGCCTCATGCGGCTGGGGCCGGGTGAAGGCCTGTACAAGGGCGCCGAGGCCTATGTGGCACTGGCGCGCCGCATGCGCGAGAGTGGGCTCGATGCCGAGCTCGGCCTCCTCGGACGCGGCCGGGCGCGCGACGCCCGCCCCTTCGAGGCGGAGGGCATCCGCGTCATCCGCAACGCCAGTGACGCCGAGCGCGCCCGCTTCCTCGCCGGCCTCGATGTCTTCGTCTCGATGTCACTCTGGGAGGGCTGCAATCTGCCACTGCTCGAAGCCCAGGCGCTGGGGACTCCGGCGCTGGCACTCGATACAGGCGCGCATCCCGAGACCTGTGCCCACCTGTGCGCCTCGCCGGCGGACATGCTGCGGCTGGTGCGCATCTGGCAGCGCGACCGCGCCCGGCTGGCGGAGGCGGGAGCGCTCGCCCGACGCTTCGTACGGGGCGGACTGGGCTGGGAGTCGACCGCGGGACGCTTTCGCGCGCTCCTGACGCGCAGCACCTGA
- a CDS encoding glycosyltransferase — protein MRQSPLPNPPSPPTPMRFMPPSALRQQLARLRRRGLTRAGSARAAVIASGLWDEAWFVRQYRDELAGRDPLDWFLRDAAARALQPNALFDTAYYLHAHPEARRTNPLLHYLRRGARAGYRPNALFDPDWYVERHPDAAVTGRDPLWHYLTIGEAEGRQPHPLFDTRWYQRQYPSAIADGGSALGHYLREGEAGGFRPNPSFDPVACRAGMTDPPPFGGALLAQARMPDTPHADDAPRIDPHPALDWYIEDNQERVRSVLDDSTPTPPPRQPRDDQLAVLIVTRDRPEFIEPLLDSLIRARSTLAGGGIDLRIVVGDTGSSDPAVLAAYDRLGDAIDLVRDLEYHFSRCNNALLERVPEAAEVLFLNNDIALRDPAATLSAMRAHLRAHPGTGALGAVLRFPDGSVQHEGIEVIADGPLRGFVRHARAGRRVGLRSGQARTFCAATGAALMMRRDALDATGGFDASYRSECQDVDLCLRAARAGFATEVLNAGHVVHHENGTRPRGDADWRDRRQLMRRWSRWIETQWL, from the coding sequence GTGCGACAATCGCCGCTCCCGAACCCGCCGAGCCCGCCCACGCCCATGCGCTTCATGCCGCCCTCCGCGTTGCGCCAGCAGCTTGCGCGCCTGCGACGCCGGGGCCTGACACGCGCGGGAAGCGCCAGGGCCGCGGTCATCGCGTCCGGGCTCTGGGACGAAGCATGGTTTGTCCGGCAGTATCGCGACGAACTGGCCGGTCGGGACCCGCTGGACTGGTTCCTGCGCGACGCGGCCGCACGCGCGCTGCAGCCCAACGCGCTCTTCGATACCGCCTACTACCTGCACGCCCACCCCGAGGCCCGTCGCACCAATCCACTGCTGCACTACCTGCGGCGAGGCGCGCGCGCCGGATACCGGCCCAACGCGCTTTTCGACCCGGACTGGTACGTCGAACGCCATCCCGACGCAGCCGTCACCGGGCGGGACCCGCTCTGGCACTACCTCACCATCGGCGAAGCCGAGGGACGGCAACCCCACCCCCTCTTCGATACACGCTGGTACCAGCGCCAGTACCCGTCGGCCATCGCGGACGGCGGATCCGCGCTCGGGCACTACCTGCGCGAGGGTGAGGCGGGCGGATTCCGTCCCAACCCGTCATTCGACCCGGTGGCCTGCCGCGCCGGAATGACCGATCCGCCGCCCTTCGGGGGCGCGCTGCTCGCGCAGGCCCGCATGCCGGATACGCCGCACGCGGATGATGCGCCGCGGATCGATCCGCATCCTGCCCTGGACTGGTATATCGAGGACAACCAGGAACGCGTGCGGAGCGTGCTCGATGACAGCACACCCACGCCGCCACCTCGCCAACCGCGCGATGATCAGCTGGCCGTGCTCATCGTGACGCGCGATCGCCCCGAGTTCATCGAGCCGCTGCTCGACAGCCTGATCCGGGCGCGTTCCACCCTGGCCGGAGGCGGCATCGATCTGCGCATCGTGGTCGGCGATACCGGCTCCAGCGATCCGGCGGTGCTGGCCGCATACGACCGGCTGGGCGACGCGATCGATCTGGTGCGGGATCTCGAGTACCACTTCTCGCGATGCAACAACGCGCTGCTCGAACGCGTCCCCGAGGCCGCCGAAGTGCTCTTCCTCAACAACGACATCGCCCTGCGCGACCCGGCAGCGACGCTGTCGGCGATGCGAGCGCATCTGCGCGCGCACCCCGGCACCGGTGCCCTGGGCGCGGTGCTGCGCTTTCCCGACGGCTCGGTGCAGCACGAGGGCATCGAGGTGATCGCCGACGGCCCCCTGCGCGGCTTCGTGCGCCATGCGCGTGCCGGGCGCCGCGTCGGTCTGCGCAGCGGTCAGGCGCGCACATTCTGCGCCGCCACCGGCGCCGCCCTGATGATGCGACGCGACGCGCTCGACGCCACCGGCGGCTTCGACGCGAGCTACCGCAGCGAATGCCAGGACGTCGACCTGTGCCTGCGGGCCGCACGCGCCGGCTTCGCCACCGAGGTCCTGAACGCCGGGCACGTCGTGCACCACGAGAACGGCACGCGGCCTCGCGGCGATGCGGACTGGCGCGACCGCCGCCAGCTCATGCGCCGGTGGTCGAGATGGATCGAGACGCAGTGGCTGTGA
- a CDS encoding ABC transporter ATP-binding protein — MIRVSNITKSYPIQGFARYTVLRDLSLELPSRTPVGIVGRNGAGKSTLLRLLGGIELPDRGRVEADGRISPPLGLTSGFAQRISGRDNARFVSRINGDDRATQRERVAYIHAFSELGDFFERPVETYSSGMRARLAFSISMSFEFDYYLIDELTAVGDQKFRAKAQKTFEEKKGRSSVIMVSHNLGQLKRDCTVGVYLRAGEAVYYDDIEAAIAAYNEDVQHS; from the coding sequence GTGATTCGCGTCTCCAATATCACCAAGTCCTATCCGATCCAGGGCTTCGCGCGCTACACCGTATTGCGCGATCTGAGCCTGGAGCTGCCGTCACGCACGCCGGTAGGCATCGTCGGCCGCAACGGGGCCGGCAAGAGCACGCTGCTGCGGCTGCTCGGCGGGATCGAGCTGCCCGACCGTGGCCGGGTCGAGGCGGACGGCCGCATTTCGCCTCCGCTGGGTCTGACCAGCGGGTTCGCGCAGCGCATCTCGGGGCGCGACAATGCCCGCTTCGTGTCGCGGATCAATGGCGACGACCGCGCGACCCAGCGCGAGCGCGTTGCCTACATCCACGCCTTCTCCGAACTAGGTGACTTCTTCGAGCGGCCGGTGGAGACCTATTCCTCCGGCATGCGGGCGCGGCTGGCGTTCTCGATCAGCATGTCCTTCGAGTTCGACTACTACCTGATCGACGAGCTCACCGCGGTGGGCGACCAGAAATTCCGCGCCAAGGCGCAGAAGACCTTCGAGGAGAAGAAGGGCCGGTCCAGCGTCATCATGGTCAGCCACAATCTGGGCCAGCTCAAGCGCGACTGCACCGTGGGCGTCTACCTGCGCGCCGGCGAGGCCGTCTACTACGACGATATCGAGGCGGCGATCGCCGCCTACAACGAGGATGTACAGCATTCATGA
- a CDS encoding glycosyltransferase encodes MSAGATPPRWTVSVVSHGHGIRALDSLRSIHARLADRPHRLILTCNIPEDPAALSTLPEPMRDRLTVIRNARPKGFGANHNAALRDSDSEFVLMADPELRVDEAVFDPVEAELRRPGAGIVSPMAHTSGGAPQDNGRMLPTPAALLRRYLSGELRDAARAPGHGQRDVDWLAGLFLAMRTDTFRRLNGFDEGYYLYCEDVDLSLRARALGLSVALLPELRIVHDPGRRTLRRAQHLRWHLRSLLRLWRSPGYRHALRARRTGSDP; translated from the coding sequence ATGAGCGCGGGCGCGACGCCACCGCGCTGGACGGTATCCGTGGTCAGCCACGGGCACGGCATCCGTGCGCTCGACAGCCTGCGCTCGATCCACGCGCGCCTCGCGGATCGACCGCATCGACTGATCCTCACGTGCAACATCCCCGAGGATCCGGCAGCCCTGTCGACCCTGCCGGAGCCCATGCGCGACCGGCTCACCGTGATCCGCAACGCGCGACCGAAGGGGTTCGGCGCCAATCACAATGCCGCGCTGCGCGACAGTGACTCGGAATTCGTGCTGATGGCCGACCCCGAGCTGCGCGTGGACGAGGCCGTCTTCGACCCCGTCGAAGCGGAGCTGCGCCGCCCGGGCGCCGGGATCGTCTCGCCCATGGCGCACACCTCCGGCGGTGCGCCGCAGGACAACGGCCGCATGCTGCCCACGCCGGCGGCGCTGCTGCGGCGCTATCTGTCCGGCGAGCTGCGCGATGCCGCTCGCGCGCCCGGTCACGGTCAGCGCGATGTCGACTGGCTGGCCGGGCTCTTCCTGGCCATGCGCACGGACACCTTCCGACGACTGAACGGTTTCGACGAGGGCTACTACCTCTACTGCGAGGATGTCGACCTCAGCCTGCGCGCGCGGGCGCTGGGACTGTCGGTGGCGCTGCTGCCCGAGCTCCGCATCGTGCACGACCCCGGGCGCCGCACGCTCAGGCGCGCGCAGCATCTGCGCTGGCATCTGCGCAGCCTGCTCCGTCTCTGGCGCTCGCCGGGGTACCGCCACGCGCTGCGCGCGCGGCGGACCGGATCAGATCCCTAG
- a CDS encoding polysaccharide biosynthesis/export family protein yields the protein MRRRFIATLAVLLLPAALPAQQLPMFEPDAESLMPTTPQVSQSGARQVQPTDPPPKERPKDDDLREVETGPDAPFGAYLFRGRFAQESFRGFNPDYVIGVGDRINIKLWGAFEATQQLEVDSQGNIFVPRVGPISVQNVRNEDLNRVINQRIKNVYRENVGVYAALAVADPVRVFVTGNVEAPGLYAAHGSDSLLHFLDRAGGIAPDSGSYLDVRVLRNGEERAQVDLYDFLLRGELPLIQFRDGDTILVERRHSTATVSGMVDREARFEFKQSIPLPELLSYAGVQERATHVQVIRNQTRQREAEVLALGGGLASVDIVSGDEVRVFEDRRIGAITASVEGEFQGVSQFVLPYDSTLQDLLDRIEVTDRSNLAGLQLYRQSVAQRQKEVLDQMLRKLEEAVLSARSGTREEAQLRVAEAELIKEFIERASKVEPKGRVVLHKGFDPASIALEDGDVLRVPRHSNTVAVQGEVFLPTSFVHQEGKPVDYYLEQAGGLTQAGGGDKIFVMRANGEIADAKSGLFTRTRVRPGDEIMVLPTVQLKTFQFTKDLTQVMSQVALTAGVVLGI from the coding sequence ATGCGACGCCGTTTCATCGCCACCCTGGCCGTGCTGCTGCTGCCCGCGGCGCTGCCCGCGCAGCAACTGCCCATGTTCGAGCCGGACGCCGAGTCGCTGATGCCGACCACGCCGCAGGTGTCGCAGTCCGGGGCGCGTCAGGTACAGCCCACCGACCCGCCGCCCAAGGAGCGGCCGAAGGACGACGATCTCCGCGAGGTGGAGACCGGTCCGGACGCCCCCTTCGGCGCCTACCTGTTCCGCGGTCGCTTCGCGCAGGAATCCTTCCGCGGCTTCAATCCGGATTACGTGATCGGCGTCGGCGATCGCATCAACATCAAGCTCTGGGGCGCCTTCGAGGCCACCCAGCAGCTCGAGGTCGATTCCCAGGGCAACATCTTCGTGCCGCGCGTCGGGCCCATCAGCGTGCAGAACGTGCGCAACGAGGATCTCAACCGGGTCATCAACCAGCGCATCAAGAACGTCTACCGGGAGAACGTGGGGGTCTACGCTGCGCTGGCGGTGGCCGATCCGGTACGCGTCTTCGTCACCGGCAACGTCGAGGCCCCCGGCCTCTACGCGGCGCACGGCTCCGATTCGCTGCTGCACTTCCTCGACCGCGCCGGCGGCATTGCGCCCGACAGCGGCAGCTATCTGGACGTGCGCGTGCTGCGCAACGGCGAGGAGCGTGCGCAGGTCGATCTCTACGATTTCCTGCTGCGCGGCGAGCTGCCGCTCATCCAGTTCCGCGATGGCGACACCATTCTCGTCGAGCGTCGCCACTCCACCGCGACGGTCAGCGGCATGGTCGATCGCGAGGCACGCTTCGAGTTCAAGCAGTCGATTCCGCTGCCCGAGCTGCTGTCCTACGCGGGCGTGCAGGAGCGCGCCACCCACGTGCAGGTCATCCGCAACCAGACCCGGCAGCGCGAGGCCGAGGTGCTGGCGCTGGGCGGCGGGCTGGCGTCGGTCGACATCGTGTCCGGAGACGAAGTGCGCGTCTTCGAGGACCGGCGCATCGGCGCCATCACCGCGTCCGTCGAGGGCGAGTTCCAGGGCGTCAGCCAGTTCGTGCTGCCCTACGACAGCACCCTGCAGGATCTGCTCGACCGCATCGAGGTCACCGACCGCTCCAATCTCGCCGGTCTCCAGCTCTATCGCCAGAGCGTGGCCCAGCGCCAGAAGGAAGTGCTCGACCAGATGCTGCGCAAGCTCGAGGAGGCGGTGCTCAGCGCGCGCTCCGGCACACGAGAGGAGGCCCAGCTCCGCGTGGCCGAGGCCGAGCTCATCAAGGAGTTCATCGAGCGCGCGTCCAAGGTCGAGCCCAAGGGACGCGTCGTGCTGCACAAGGGGTTCGATCCGGCCTCCATCGCCCTCGAAGACGGCGATGTCCTGCGTGTTCCGCGGCACAGCAACACCGTTGCGGTGCAGGGCGAGGTCTTCCTGCCGACCTCCTTCGTGCATCAGGAGGGCAAGCCCGTCGACTACTACCTCGAGCAGGCGGGCGGCCTGACCCAGGCCGGCGGCGGTGACAAGATCTTCGTGATGCGGGCCAACGGCGAGATCGCCGATGCCAAGAGCGGCCTCTTCACGCGGACCCGGGTGCGGCCCGGTGACGAGATCATGGTGCTGCCCACCGTGCAGCTGAAGACCTTCCAGTTCACCAAGGATCTCACCCAGGTGATGTCGCAGGTGGCGCTGACCGCGGGCGTGGTGCTAGGGATCTGA
- a CDS encoding glycosyltransferase has translation MPRPLSAILLQRLLARAPRVHAGLRALRWRLRGGAVPTTDAEDPAAFARYRDALERALPAALPDDVPDGAPWLSVLMPVDAGDPVLIEATLAALARQTALRWELCVVAPADAADAWAGRLTRFSAARVVPIAPGLGALDTGLRETRAPFVAPLPPGALPVPDALARLGAVARAQPDAALIHADDYQLDASGDPHAPRCRTVLDPVRLLREPVVGRFYLAATETVRAAGGFGSGHHDGLRRLAATVPPFRAWHLPVFACAWRGSAPEGEARSRAGLPGMSPPSVSVIVPTRDGMPHLRACIDGVRAELAALAAGGEIIVVDNGSRDPATLAYLESLEEGGTARVMRYPGAFNFAAMNNRAAECARGEALLLLNDDVVPMAPGWLGAMVARLSADHAGAVGALLLHGDGRIQHAGVALGMGGLAAHPGQGLAPGDPRLNRIGIDQPRTVSAVTAACLLTPRDVYSAVGGLDETGLPVAYNDVDYCLKVADRGRRVVWTPDAVLTHHESVSRGAEDSIAKQRRLRKEMQCMRARWGDRLAADPWISPHLDPRTASLAFRVPVDARVCAARPAERR, from the coding sequence ATGCCAAGGCCACTGTCGGCCATTCTCCTGCAGCGCCTGCTTGCGCGCGCCCCGCGCGTGCACGCGGGATTGCGCGCGCTGCGCTGGCGACTGCGCGGCGGCGCGGTGCCCACCACCGATGCCGAGGACCCCGCGGCGTTCGCGCGGTACCGCGACGCATTGGAGCGGGCACTTCCGGCCGCGCTGCCGGACGATGTGCCCGACGGCGCACCGTGGCTCAGCGTCCTGATGCCGGTCGATGCGGGCGATCCAGTCCTCATCGAGGCAACGCTTGCCGCGCTCGCCCGCCAGACCGCACTGCGGTGGGAGCTGTGCGTCGTGGCGCCGGCGGACGCGGCCGATGCATGGGCCGGGCGGCTGACGCGCTTCAGCGCAGCACGCGTGGTTCCGATCGCGCCCGGTCTCGGCGCGCTCGACACCGGGCTTCGGGAGACACGCGCGCCCTTCGTCGCGCCGCTGCCGCCCGGCGCTCTGCCCGTCCCGGATGCCCTTGCGCGTCTCGGGGCCGTGGCGCGCGCGCAGCCGGACGCGGCGCTGATCCATGCCGACGACTACCAGCTGGACGCGTCGGGCGATCCGCATGCGCCGCGTTGCCGGACCGTCCTCGACCCGGTCCGCCTGTTGCGCGAGCCCGTCGTGGGGCGGTTCTATCTGGCGGCGACCGAGACGGTGCGCGCGGCCGGCGGATTCGGGAGCGGGCATCATGACGGCCTCCGCCGTCTGGCAGCGACCGTACCCCCGTTCCGCGCGTGGCATCTGCCGGTCTTCGCCTGCGCGTGGCGCGGCAGCGCCCCGGAAGGCGAGGCGCGGTCGCGGGCCGGCCTGCCGGGCATGTCACCGCCGTCGGTCAGCGTGATCGTTCCGACCCGCGACGGCATGCCGCACCTTCGGGCCTGCATCGACGGCGTGCGCGCCGAGCTGGCGGCGCTGGCCGCCGGCGGCGAGATCATCGTGGTGGACAACGGCAGTCGCGACCCGGCGACGCTGGCCTATCTGGAATCGCTGGAGGAAGGCGGCACGGCGCGGGTGATGCGGTATCCGGGCGCGTTCAATTTCGCCGCGATGAACAATCGCGCGGCCGAATGCGCGCGGGGCGAGGCGCTGCTCCTGCTCAACGACGATGTCGTGCCGATGGCCCCGGGATGGCTGGGTGCCATGGTGGCACGGCTCTCGGCCGACCATGCGGGCGCCGTCGGTGCCCTGCTGCTCCACGGGGACGGGCGCATCCAGCACGCCGGCGTTGCGCTCGGCATGGGGGGGCTGGCCGCCCATCCCGGTCAGGGGCTGGCGCCCGGCGATCCCCGGCTGAACCGCATCGGCATCGACCAACCGCGCACGGTGTCGGCTGTGACCGCCGCCTGTCTGCTGACGCCCAGGGACGTATACTCCGCGGTCGGCGGTCTCGACGAGACTGGCCTGCCGGTCGCGTACAACGATGTGGACTACTGCCTGAAGGTAGCCGATCGCGGCAGGCGCGTGGTCTGGACGCCGGATGCCGTGCTGACGCACCACGAGTCGGTATCGCGCGGCGCCGAGGATTCCATCGCCAAGCAGCGGAGGCTCCGAAAGGAAATGCAGTGCATGAGAGCGCGGTGGGGCGACCGTCTTGCCGCCGATCCCTGGATCAGCCCGCATCTCGATCCGCGGACCGCGAGCCTCGCCTTCCGCGTGCCGGTCGACGCGCGCGTCTGTGCGGCGCGTCCCGCGGAGCGGCGCTAG
- a CDS encoding glycosyltransferase family 2 protein — MSARVASVIIRYNPPPGFDDRVARAAEQSALTVVVDNASDTRWSPEALRARGVGQLHALDNARNEGIAAATNRGIAHARALGATHAFLLDHDSVPQPGAVDRLLAAAEDPRHAPVAAAVPRIVYGHPDITCRWPASRGGRSPFFRFVYAERIDTPTRVDLAISSGMLVPVAAWSALGGFDERLFIDLVDTDFCLRARADGYAIVAVPDATLGHALGEVEQRRLPGGVRAYPTHHGALRHYFISRNRIILARRHAARFPAWMAYESLGGLKLLIKVAAFERQRLDKLGSMLRGTRDGLRGRTGGR, encoded by the coding sequence ATGTCCGCCCGCGTCGCGTCCGTCATCATCCGCTACAACCCGCCGCCGGGCTTCGACGACCGCGTAGCACGCGCCGCGGAGCAGAGCGCGCTCACGGTCGTGGTCGACAACGCGTCCGACACGCGGTGGTCGCCGGAGGCGCTGCGCGCACGCGGTGTCGGCCAGCTGCACGCGCTGGACAATGCGCGCAACGAGGGCATCGCCGCCGCCACCAACCGCGGCATCGCCCACGCGCGCGCACTCGGTGCGACGCACGCCTTCCTGCTGGATCACGACAGCGTGCCGCAGCCGGGGGCGGTCGACCGCCTGCTGGCGGCCGCCGAGGATCCGCGCCATGCACCGGTGGCCGCCGCGGTGCCGCGCATCGTCTACGGCCATCCCGACATCACCTGCCGGTGGCCGGCGTCGCGCGGTGGCCGCAGCCCGTTCTTCCGCTTCGTCTATGCCGAGCGCATCGACACGCCCACCCGCGTCGATCTCGCGATCAGCTCCGGCATGCTGGTACCGGTCGCGGCCTGGTCCGCACTGGGCGGCTTCGACGAACGCCTGTTCATCGACCTCGTCGACACCGACTTCTGCCTGCGGGCGCGGGCGGACGGCTACGCCATCGTCGCGGTGCCTGACGCCACCCTCGGACACGCCCTCGGCGAGGTCGAGCAGCGACGGCTGCCCGGCGGCGTGCGCGCCTATCCGACCCATCACGGCGCGCTGCGGCACTACTTCATCAGCCGCAACCGCATCATCCTGGCACGCCGCCACGCGGCCCGCTTCCCGGCCTGGATGGCATACGAGTCGCTCGGCGGGCTCAAGCTGCTGATCAAGGTCGCGGCCTTCGAGCGGCAACGGCTCGACAAGCTCGGCAGCATGCTGCGCGGCACGCGCGACGGGCTCCGGGGGCGCACCGGCGGCCGATGA
- a CDS encoding ABC transporter permease: MSDHDQSDAEWRPPSSAGGSRNSLQVFVTSLGAFVLRELKNQFGRSRLGYFWAIAEPAAVVAILTTLHAFVRGERALVYGESPVVFFVFGAVPYFLFMNVAQSAQGVCTGHKGLFNYRQIKPIDIILARGLIEAVMMAAVGALFLFGWWWMGFELKIDDPLELVVSLSALFLLGFGLGLCFEVFGTIFQDMKRIFGIVMRPMFFISGLFFTIDMIPVEYRGLLIWNPVLHAVDFTRDAVLVGYSSPGSVAYLVLSIGILLFVGLAAYRRYLFQLI, translated from the coding sequence ATGAGCGACCACGATCAGTCCGATGCCGAATGGCGCCCCCCGTCCTCGGCCGGCGGTTCGCGCAACAGCCTGCAGGTCTTCGTCACCTCGCTCGGTGCCTTCGTGCTGCGCGAGCTCAAGAACCAGTTCGGGCGCTCGCGTCTCGGCTACTTCTGGGCGATCGCCGAGCCGGCGGCGGTGGTGGCCATCCTGACCACCCTGCACGCCTTCGTGCGCGGCGAACGTGCGCTGGTCTACGGAGAGAGTCCGGTGGTCTTCTTCGTGTTCGGCGCCGTGCCCTATTTCCTGTTCATGAACGTCGCGCAGAGCGCGCAGGGCGTCTGCACCGGGCACAAGGGGCTGTTCAATTACCGGCAGATCAAGCCCATCGACATCATCCTGGCACGCGGTCTCATCGAAGCGGTGATGATGGCGGCGGTGGGGGCGTTGTTCCTGTTCGGCTGGTGGTGGATGGGCTTCGAGTTGAAGATCGACGACCCGCTCGAGCTGGTCGTCTCGCTGTCCGCCCTGTTCCTGCTGGGCTTCGGCCTCGGCCTGTGCTTCGAGGTGTTCGGGACCATCTTCCAGGACATGAAGCGCATCTTCGGCATCGTCATGCGGCCGATGTTCTTCATCTCGGGGCTGTTCTTCACCATCGACATGATCCCGGTCGAGTACCGCGGGCTGTTGATCTGGAATCCGGTGCTGCATGCAGTGGACTTCACGCGCGATGCCGTCCTGGTCGGGTACAGCTCGCCGGGGAGCGTGGCCTACCTGGTGCTGTCCATCGGCATCCTGCTCTTCGTCGGGCTGGCGGCGTACCGTCGCTATCTCTTCCAGCTCATCTGA